A genomic segment from Glycine soja cultivar W05 chromosome 18, ASM419377v2, whole genome shotgun sequence encodes:
- the LOC114395333 gene encoding uncharacterized protein LOC114395333 — MEGLIPFVYKAIMQYKGDKDGHPIGSWLCESPSYSYMRLPAGDSGRFQIQAPASSFSAASPSSTNPNSSSATQIIVSSGVQSPHQCLTHRPIAA; from the coding sequence ATGGAGGGTCTTATTCCTTTTGTTTACAAGGCTATCATGCAATACAAGGGTGACAAAGACGGTCATCCTATAGGATCATGGCTTTGTGAGTCACCTTCTTACTCATACATGAGACTTCCTGCTGGTGACTCAGGTAGGTTTCAAATTCAAGCACCTGCTTCTTCATTCTCTGCAGCTTCACCCTCTTCCACCAACCCTAATTCTTCTTCTGCTACACAAATCATTGTTTCCTCTGGTGTTCAGTCCCCACATCAGTGTCTTACACATCGTCCAATTGCAGCATGA